ATCGGCTCCGTCGAAGATCCGCAGGCAGCGGTGATCGGAATTAGAAGAAGCCACGCTATTCGGTGCATGGGTTGAAACCTCCTCGAGCTCGACGCATCACGATTTTGTATCACACTGGCGGCGCGCCGGTTTTTCTTCCGGCATCCGGCGGTGGCATGATGGCCTCCATGGAGAAAGCATCTCCGATGTCAGAGAAGAGCGGCCGGCGCGAGCCCCGGTGGGGCATCGCGTGGATCTTGCTCGTGGGCGCCTTAGCACTCCACGTAACCGACGAGGCCCTCACGGGTTTTCTCCCACTCTACAACTCGATTGTGTCGGGGATTCGCGAGCAATATCCGCTGTTTCCGTTCCCGACGTTCACGTTCGGCGTTTGGCTCGGCGGGCTGTGCGCCATCGTGACGACGCTGTTTTTTCTTTCCCCGCTGGTTTTCGCGGGCCGCTGGTGGCTTCGATGGGTGTCGTATGCTTTGTCGTTCATCATGATCCTCAACGGCCTCGGTCACATCACGGCGTCTTTGCTCTGGGGTCGCTTCGCGCCCGGAGTCTATTCGTCGCCGTTCCTGCTCGCGGCCGCGATTCATCTCTGGATATCGGCCTACCGGAGTAGCGCGTAAGGCGGACCATGGCTTCCGTGCGGGTTCGTTTCCTCGGAAGCGGGGATGCGTTCGGAAGCGGCGGCCGCTTTCAGACGTGCATCCTCATCGAAACCAACGGCTACAAATGCCTTCTCGACTGCGGCGCGTCGTCGCTCATCGCCCTCAAGGGAGCGTCGGTCAAACCGAACGATATCGACACGATCCTCGTGACGCATTTACATGGCGATCACTTTGGAGGAATCCCCTTCTTCATACTCGACGGGCAGTTTTCCCGGCGCACCAAACCGGTCCTCGTGGCCGGTCCCC
This genomic interval from Vicinamibacteria bacterium contains the following:
- a CDS encoding HXXEE domain-containing protein, with the translated sequence MSEKSGRREPRWGIAWILLVGALALHVTDEALTGFLPLYNSIVSGIREQYPLFPFPTFTFGVWLGGLCAIVTTLFFLSPLVFAGRWWLRWVSYALSFIMILNGLGHITASLLWGRFAPGVYSSPFLLAAAIHLWISAYRSSA